Genomic segment of Psychrobacter sanguinis:
CCTGCCGATGGCATGGAAAATATGCCGGTATTATTAATCTTACGTTTGGAGAGAGCATTCGAGGTGTAACCGGATGCATTAGCAGTATTTTTTGCCATAGGGTATCAACTGTACTTAAAACTATGTGTTAGTAAATCGGATGATTGACTTCCTCCCCTCGCTAAACCGAGGGGATTCCTACCGCTAGACGGTCAAGCCCGACCGCAAGGATGTTCTTAGCAGCATTGATATCTCTATCATGCCATGTGCCACACTCAGCACATCTCCATCCTCTTATTCCAAGATCTGCTCTACCTTTCGGACTACTGTCACTTATTTTAAGGCAGTACGAGCAGGTCTGGGTAGTGTAACTCTCATTTATCATCTCAAACTGACAACCTGCATACTTGCATTTATATTCCAGTTGTCGTTTAAGTTCAAACCATCCTGCATCATATGTCGATTTAGCTAGCTTGTTTTTTTTATTGGTAAATGAGCGTGATTTAACATCACCGACCACAATTAAGGCATTATCCTTAACTAATTGGGTGGTGAACTTATGAATTAAGTCTAATCTTGTGTTTTTGATTTTGGAATGGATTGCTTTAACACGTTTTTTATTGTTAGCACGTTGAGCGACAGCAAGCTTTTTAGCCCATTTTTGAGTCTGCTTAATAGTGAGTTTATCACCCATTGATGTGGTGGCAGCTTCTTTTAAGCCCAAATCAATTCCAACGCTGCCCTTACCACTTACTTGCTTAGGAAAGTCTTTAAAGGTAATACACGCATACCAACGATTACGACTATCTTGTACTATCTCAAGCGTGTTAATTTGATACAAAGACAGGTTGTAGCTATCAAATACGTCTATGACGAGTTCCTGACCTTTAGATAGCGATAGCTGTATGGTTGATTTAAGTGCTTTTTTACCCCTTTGTCTTGTGCTTAGGTGTTTTATGGCTGATTTCTTAAAAGGTATCCACCCAAGTGATTTACGTTTGGCATCAGGACGATTGGTACGCCAGTTAAGTTTGGCTTTTTTAAATTGTTTACGTGATTTAGATTGAGTCTCATTGATAGCCTGTAAGGTCTGACTGTGTAATCCTAAATACTCACCGCTACCTTTGGTATAATGGTTTAAATCATAAGCACTAAAAAACTTACCAGTACGTTTTAGATGCTCAAAACTTAACGCATTAACATAGTTCCACACGAAGTTCACTGAACCGCTTAGCTGATTCAGCTCTTTTATGTGTTTGTCTTTGATGCGTAGTTTGAGTGTTTTCATATGTTTAGTATGGCGAGGTTAATTTTAACTTACAACCCTTTAACTGCTTCTTACGACAGTGTATGTCGCCTTATATCCACACCCTGAAGTGGGTGGTTTTACGGCGACTGGTGATAAAAAACAGACTATTCGATGAATAAAAATGACCAACGAAAACAGTCGGTCAAATTAAGATTTCAAAGCGTCTACCAACTGACAGAAATGCTCGCCACGCTCATTATAGCTACTGTACTGATCTAAGCTGGCACAAGCAGGTGACAGCAATACTGCGCCCACTTGAGACAAACTGCTACCTAGTAGAGACTGTGCTTTGTCCATGGCTTGATCTAGCGTCTGATAATGATACATATCTACTTCATCACTTAGATTAGCCTGCTGTAAATGCTCAGAGATTAGCTTAGCATCTTCACCAATCAATAATACTTGACTGACATACT
This window contains:
- a CDS encoding RNA-guided endonuclease InsQ/TnpB family protein, with protein sequence MKTLKLRIKDKHIKELNQLSGSVNFVWNYVNALSFEHLKRTGKFFSAYDLNHYTKGSGEYLGLHSQTLQAINETQSKSRKQFKKAKLNWRTNRPDAKRKSLGWIPFKKSAIKHLSTRQRGKKALKSTIQLSLSKGQELVIDVFDSYNLSLYQINTLEIVQDSRNRWYACITFKDFPKQVSGKGSVGIDLGLKEAATTSMGDKLTIKQTQKWAKKLAVAQRANNKKRVKAIHSKIKNTRLDLIHKFTTQLVKDNALIVVGDVKSRSFTNKKNKLAKSTYDAGWFELKRQLEYKCKYAGCQFEMINESYTTQTCSYCLKISDSSPKGRADLGIRGWRCAECGTWHDRDINAAKNILAVGLDRLAVGIPSV